From the Halichoerus grypus chromosome 3, mHalGry1.hap1.1, whole genome shotgun sequence genome, one window contains:
- the PDGFRA gene encoding platelet-derived growth factor receptor alpha: MGTSLLALLILGCLLTGPSLILCQLSLPSILPNENEKVVQLNSSFSLRCFGESEVSWQYPMSEEENPNVEIRNEENNSGLFVTVLEVVNASAAHTGLYTCYYNHTQTEETEIEGRHIYIYVPDPDVAFVPLGMTDYLVIVEDDDSAIIPCRTTDPETPVTLRSSDGVVHASYDSRQGFNGTFSVGPYVCEATVRGKTFQTIPFNVYALKATSELDLEMEALKTVYKSGETIVVTCAVFNNEVVDLQWTYPGEVKGKGITMLEEIKVPSIKLVYTLRVPEATVKDSGDYECAARQATKEVKEMKKVTISVHEKGFIEIKPNFSPLEAVDLHEVKHFVVDVQAYPPPRISWLKDNLTLIENLTEITTDIERIQEIRYRSKLKLIRAKEEDSGHYTIVVQNEDDVKSYTFELLTQVPSSILDLVDDHHGSTGGQTVRCTAEGTPLPDIEWMICKDIKKCNNETSWAVLANNISNIITEVHPRDRSTVEGRVTFTRVEETIAVRCLAKNLLGAESRELKLVAPTLRSELTVAAAVLVLLVIVIISLIVLVVIWKQKPRYEIRWRVIESISPDGHEYIYVDPMQLPYDSRWEFPRDGLVLGRILGSGAFGKVVEGTAYGLSRSQPVMKVAVKMLKPTARSSEKQALMSELKIMTHLGPHLNIVNLLGACTKSGPIYIITEYCFYGDLVNYLHKNRDSFLSRHPEKPKEELDIFGLNPADDSTRSYVILSFENNGDYMDMKQADTTQYVPMLERKEVSKYSDIQRSLYDRPASYKKKSMLDSEVKNLLSDDNSEGLTLLDLLSFTYQVARGMEFLASKNCVHRDLAARNVLLAQGKIVKICDFGLARDIMHDSNYVSKGSTFLPVKWMAPESIFDNLYTTLSDVWSYGILLWEIFSLGGTPYPGMMVDSTFYNKIKSGYRMAKPDHATSEVYEIMVKCWHSEPEKRPSFYHLSEIVEHLLPGQYKKSYEKIHLDFLKSDHPAVARMRVDSDNAYIGVTYKNEEDKLKDWEGSLDEQRLSADSGYIIPLPDIDPVPEEEDLGKRNRHSSQTSEESAIETGSSSSTFIKREDETIEDIDMMDDIGIDSSDLVEDSFL; the protein is encoded by the exons ATGGGGACTTCCCTTCTGGCCCTCCTGATCTTAGGCTGTCTCCTCACAG GGCCCAGCCTAATCCTCTGCCAGCTTTCAttaccgtctatcctcccaaacgAAAATGAAAAGGTCGTGCAGCTGAATTCATCCTTTTCTCTGAGATGCTTTGGGGAGAGTGAAGTGAGCTGGCAGTACCCCATGTCTGAAGAAGAGAACCCCAATGTGGAAATCAGAAATGAGGAGAACAACAGTGGCCTTTTTGTGACCGTGCTGGAGGTGGTCAATGCGTCGGCGGCGCACACAGGCTTGTACACTTGCTATTACAACCACACTCAGACGGAGGAAACGGAGATCGAAGGCAGGCACATCTACATCTACGTGCCAG ACCCGGATGTAGCCTTTGTACCTCTAGGAATGACAGATTATTTAGTCATCGTGGAGGATGATGATTCTGCCATCATACCTTGTCGCACAACTGACCCCGAGACTCCGGTGACCTTGCGCAGCAGTGACGGGGTGGTGCACGCCTCCTATGACAGCAGACAGGGCTTTAATGGGACCTTCAGCGTTGGGCCCTATGTCTGCGAAGCCACCGTCAGAGGGAAGACGTTCCAGACCATCCCGTTTAATGTTTATGCTTTAAAAG CAACATCAGAACTTGATCTAGAAATGGAAGCTCTTAAAACTGTGTATAAGTCAGGGGAGACGATTGTGGTCACCTGCGCCGTCTTTAACAATGAGGTGGTTGACCTTCAGTGGACTTACCCTGGAGAAGTG AAAGGCAAAGGCATCACCATGCTGGAGGAAATCAAGGTCCCTTCCATCAAATTGGTGTACACTCTGAGGGTCCCCGAGGCCACGGTGAAAGATAGTGGAGATTATGAATGTGCTGCCCGCCAGGCCACCAAGGAGgtcaaagagatgaagaaagtcaCCATTTCTGTCCATG AGAAAGGGTTCATTGAAATCAAACCCAACTTCAGCCCATTGGAAGCTGTCGACCTACATGAAGTCAAACATTTTGTGGTGGACGTGCAGGCCTACCCTCCTCCCAGGATATCCTGGCTGAAGGACAACCTGACTCTGATTGAAAATCTCACGGAGATCACCACGGACATAGAAAGGATTCAGGAAATAAG GTATCGGAGCAAATTAAAGCTGATCCGCGCTAAGGAGGAAGACAGCGGCCATTACACGATCGTCGTTCAAAATGAAGACGACGTGAAGAGCTATACTTTCGAACTCTTAACTCAAG TTCCCTCGTCTATTCTGGACTTGGTTGATGACCACCATGGCTCTACGGGGGGACAGACCGTGAGATGCACCGCTGAAGGGACGCCTCTTCCTGATATCGAGTGGATGATCTGCAAGGATATTAAGAA GTGTAATAATGAAACTTCATGGGCAGTTTTGGCCAACAATATCTCAAACATTATCACGGAGGTCCACCCCCGAGACAGGAGTACTGTGGAGGGCCGAGTGACATTCACCAGGGTGGAGGAGACCATCGCTGTTCGATGTCTGGCCAAGAATCTCCTTGGGGCCGAGAGCCGAGAGCTGAAGCTGGTGGCTCCCA CGCTGCGTTCTGAACTCACCGTCGCCGCTGCGGTCCTCGTGCTGTTGGTGATTGTGATCATCTCACTTATTGTTCTGGTTGTCATTTGGAAACAG AAACCGAGGTATGAAATTCGTTGGAGGGTCATTGAATCCATCAGCCCTGACGGACATGAATACATTTACGTGGACCCGATGCAGCTGCCTTATGACTCAAGATGGGAGTTTCCAAGGGATGGACTCGTGCTTG GTCGTATCCTGGGATCTGGTGCGTTTGGGAAAGTGGTTGAAGGAACTGCCTATGGGTTAAGCCGCTCCCAGCCTGTCATGAAAGTAGCAGTGAAGATGCTAAAAC CCACAGCCAGATCCAGTGAGAAACAAGCTCTCATGTCGGAACTGAAGATAATGACTCACCTGGGGCCGCATTTAAACATTGTGAACTTGCTGGGGGCCTGTACCAAGTCAG GCCCTATTTACATCATCACCGAGTACTGCTTCTATGGGGATTTGGTCAACTATTTGCATAAAAATAGGGATAGCTTCCTGAGCCGCCACCCGGAGAAACCAAAGGAAGAGCTGGACATTTTCGGATTGAACCCTGCCGATGACAGCACACGGAG ttatgttattttatcttttgaaaacaaTGGTGACTACATGGACATGAAGCAAGCTGACACCACACAGTATGTCCCCATGCTGGAAAGGAAAGAGGTTTCTAAATACTCGGACATCCAGAGATCGCTGTATGACCGCCCAGCCTCGTATAAGAAGAAATCTATGTTAG ACTCAGAAGTCAAAAACCTCCTTTCGGATGATAACTCAGAAGGCCTTACTTTGTTGGACTTGTTGAGCTTTACCTATCAAGTTGCTCGAGGAATGGAATTTTTGGCTTCAAAAAAT TGTGTCCACCGGGACCTGGCTGCTCGAAACGTCCTCCTGGCGCAGGGGAAAATCGTGAAGATCTGTGACTTTGGCCTGGCCAGAGACATCATGCATGATTCAAACTACGTGTCCAAAGGCAGT ACCTTTCTCCCCGTGAAGTGGATGGCCCCTGAGAGCATCTTCGACAACCTCTACACCACGCTCAGTGACGTCTGGTCCTACGGCATTCTGCTCTGGGAGATCTTTTCCCTGG GCGGCACACCCTACCCCGGCATGATGGTGGATTCTACTTTCTACAATAAGATCAAGAGTGGGTACCGGATGGCCAAGCCTGACCACGCCACCAGTGAAGT CTACGAGATCATGGTGAAGTGCTGGCACAGCGAGCCGGAGAAGAGACCCTCCTTCTACCACCTGAGTGAGATTGTGGAGCATCTGCTGCCTGGACAGTATAAGAAG AGTTATGAAAAGATTCACCTGGACTTCCTGAAGAGCGACCACCCCGCCGTGGCGCGCATGCGCGTGGACTCGGACAACGCCTACATTGGCGTCACCTACAAAAACGAGGAAGACAAGCTGAAGGACTGGGAGGGCAGCCTGGACGAGCAGAGGCTGAGCGCGGACAGCGGCTACATCATCCCCCTGCCCGACATCGACCCTGTCCCTGAGGAGGAAGACCTGGGCAAGAGGAACAGACACAG CTCGCAGACCTCAGAAGAGAGCGCTATCGAGACAGGTTCCAGCAGCTCTACTTTCATCAAGAGAGAGGATGAAACCATCGAGGACATCGACATGATGGACGACATTGGCATAGACTCCTCAGACCTGGTAGAGGACAGCTTCCTGTGA